One Penicillium oxalicum strain HP7-1 chromosome III, whole genome shotgun sequence genomic region harbors:
- a CDS encoding Protein ssh4: protein MQSPEASGPGALAGLPSTLVSMIATPSTSPLGLVSPQTQIGSTTTQTGVSSFTQEQIQESLQHVISSLSSSSGSGAGHAGTLGGESTGSTGKGILIGILSAFGSAAIAFVVLAIFFFFKYTRRGRIMLDRIGRPGEYDDEQAFLREEEAALETMDDLTRSEYLRAKAFVHANPPESMQTDISLSQFLAIQEKGVSAWEFQPELEIANCFVEARTEIEFFDSECSVQTNLPLPKQNEVYYWEAKIYDKPESTMVGIGLTTKPYPLFRMPGHHKTSVAYESTGHRRNNQPFTPTPYGPPLLQGDVIGVGYRPRSGTIFFTRNGKKLEDVVHNYRSQNLFPTIGANGPCTVHVNFGQMGFVFIEANVKKWGLAPMTGSLAPPPPYGSEQGSILLESGRESAASISQRVYQSYHGRSSSTVIPQAVSPGPVRSPTEISLAQLAHIPSRDDAGEGSSRVGNEGEELQQTGADEASGTLDDHEAPPPEYSSPTGSRRGSDASLQLPPRRSSDPHRSSAPQSTEQLNSELPSYEAAVDRHFVERP, encoded by the exons ATGCAGAGCCCTGAGGCATCGGGCCCCGGTGCGCTCGCTGGCCTGCCCTCGACGCTCGTATCCATGATAGCCACTCCGTCGACGTCACCGCTCGGACTCGTCTCTCCCCAGACGCAGATAGGTTCAACGACAACCCAAACCGGAGTCTCTTCATTCACCCAGGAGCAAATACAGGAAAGCCTACAACATGTCATTTCCAGTCTCTCGTCAAGCTCGGGGTCCGGTGCCGGGCACGCCGGCACCCTTGGTGGCGAGTCTACCGGCTCAACGGGCAAAGGCATCTTAATTGGAATACTTTCGGCGTTCGGATCCGCCGCGATTGCTTTTGTGGTGCTTGcgatcttctttttcttcaagtACACTCGCCGGGGGCGAATCATGCTCGATCGCATCGGTCGCCCCGGTGAGTATGATGATGAGCAAGCTTTTCTacgagaggaggaggcggcgcTGGAGACCATGGATGATTTGACGCGGTCGGAATATCTTCGTGCGAAAG CTTTTGTTCATGCCAACCCTCCCGAATCCATGCAAACCGATATATCGCTATCCCAATTTCTGGCCATCCAGGAAAAGGGCGTTTCCGCGTGGGAATTCCAGCCGGAATTGGAAATTGCCAACTGTTTCGTGGAAGCTCGGACGGAAATTGAATTCTTCGATTCGGAGTGTAGTGTGCAGACCAATTTGCCTCTCCCCAAACAAAACGAGGTCTATTACTGGGAGGCCAAGATCTACGACAAACCAGAGTCCACAATGGTGGGCATTGGCTTGACGACGAAACCCTACCCGCTCTTCCGGATGCCTG GTCACCACAAGACATCCGTTGCTTATGAGTCGACGGGCCACCGCCGAAATAATCAGCCATTCACACCCACCCCATATGGACCCCCACTCCTCCAAGGCGACGTGATCGGGGTCGGTTATCGACCTCGATCTGGAACGATCTTCTTCACGCGCAACGGCAAGAAGCTTGAGGATGTGGTTCACAATTACCGCTCCCAGAACCTATTCCCAACCATTGGTGCCAACGGTCCTTGTACGGTCCACGTGAATTTTGGTCAGATGGGATTCGTGTTCATTGAAGCCAATGTGAAGAAATGGGGTCTCGCCCCCATGACGGGCAGCCTCGCCCCGCCCCCACCATACGGTAGTGAGCAAGGCAGCATCCTGCTCGAATCCGGCCGTGAGAGTGCCGCTTCGATCTCTCAACGCGTATACCAGTCTTACCATGGCCGGAGCTCCAGCACTGTGATCCCTCAAGCTGTGAGCCCAGGGCCGGTGCGATCGCCGACCGAAATCTCGTTGGCCCAACTAGCTCATATCCCGTCCCGTGATGACGCCGGTGAAGGATCGAGCCGCGTGGGCAACGAGGGTGAAGAGCTCCAGCAGACTGGCGCAGACGAAGCATCAGGCACTcttgatgatcatgaagCTCCACCACCCGAGTACTCCAGCCCCACGGGCAGTCGAAGGGGCAGCGATGCGTCCTTGCAGCTGCCTCCCAGGCGCTCAAGCGACCCGCACCGCTCATCCGCCCCTCAGAGCACCGAACAGCTTAATTCGGAGCTGCCCAGCTACGAAGCGGCAGTGGATCGTCACTTCGTTGAACGCCCCTAA